A portion of the Juglans microcarpa x Juglans regia isolate MS1-56 chromosome 1D, Jm3101_v1.0, whole genome shotgun sequence genome contains these proteins:
- the LOC121252273 gene encoding 40S ribosomal protein S15-4, protein MADVETDVAAAGQPKKRTFKKFSFRGVDLDALLDMSTDELVKLFHARARRRFQRGLKRKPMALIKKLRKAKREAPPGEKPEPVRTHLRNMIIVPEMIGSIIGVYNGKTFNQVEIKPEMIGHYLAEFSISYKPVKHGRPGIGATHSSRFIPLK, encoded by the exons ATG GCTGACGTTGAGACTGATGTGGCGGCGGCAGGGCAGCCGAAGAAGAGGACGTTTAAGAAGTTTAGCTTCAGAGGAGTTGATTTGGACGCTCTCCTCGACATGTCTACGGATGAGCTCGTCAAGCTCTTCCATGCCCGTGCACGCAGAag GTTTCAGAGGGGATTGAAGCGGAAGCCAATGGCCTTGATCAAGAAGCTTCGCAAGGCG AAAAGGGAGGCCCCACCTGGTGAGAAGCCAGAACCTGTCCGAACCCACCTCCGCAACATGATCATAGTTCCTGAAATGATAGGAAGTATCATTGGGGTCTACAATGGCAAGACCTTCAATCAGGTTGAAATCAAGCCTGAAATGATTGGGCATTACCTGGCCGAATTCTCAATCAGCTACAAGCCTGTCAAGCATGGTAGACCTGGTATTGGTGCCACCCATTCATCAAGGTTCATTCCTCTTAAGTGA